The proteins below are encoded in one region of Myxococcales bacterium:
- a CDS encoding YifB family Mg chelatase-like AAA ATPase has translation MQVVCHAGALLGVEAFPVRVELRLTKGLPRFDIVGLPEAAVREARVRVSSAIEFCGYEFPKRRVLLNLSPADLKKSGSAFDLAIAIGVLACSGNCPLNQLEETFFAAELSLAGELRPIPGLLAQLSVAKKLGLKKALVAYDNAPAASLLEGIDIYCAKSLHEVVAFLANNDDLPTARSVAAQPKTKTLGVAQKQPDLCDIRGQFVAKRALEIAAAGRHNLLMSGPPGAGKTMLARRLPGLLPPPSPQESLTIATIAGVQDREHVDFVDGKSRPFRAPHHTISDAALIGGGNPVRPGEVTLAHEGVLFLDEFPEFKRNAIEALRISMEEGWVQVVRVNQRLRMPARPLIVAAMNPCPCGYAGDEKHLCSCSVDRIERYQSKLSGPLLDRFDLHLHVPAVPVRHLRQSMKAERSAQIQDRVLCAHQFSVERKNSHGAKLFLQKDAQDLLDQATDHYALSARAWHKVKRVARTIADLECSEYVQSEHVAEALQYRFLARVHAASGLEKPSSIGDAMKLN, from the coding sequence ATGCAAGTCGTATGTCATGCCGGAGCGCTTCTCGGCGTTGAAGCATTCCCTGTGCGAGTCGAGCTTCGTTTAACGAAAGGACTGCCTCGCTTTGATATTGTGGGGTTACCTGAAGCGGCAGTGCGAGAGGCTCGCGTCCGCGTGAGTTCAGCGATTGAGTTTTGCGGTTATGAATTTCCAAAACGACGCGTTTTGCTCAATTTATCGCCAGCAGATCTGAAGAAGAGCGGCTCCGCCTTTGATTTAGCCATTGCTATTGGTGTGCTTGCCTGTTCAGGTAACTGTCCGCTAAATCAACTCGAAGAAACTTTCTTTGCTGCAGAACTTTCCTTAGCAGGAGAGCTGCGACCCATTCCGGGTTTGTTAGCTCAATTGAGCGTTGCTAAAAAGCTGGGTCTTAAAAAAGCTCTGGTCGCCTACGATAATGCGCCCGCTGCATCACTTCTGGAAGGTATCGACATCTACTGTGCGAAAAGCTTGCACGAGGTGGTGGCTTTTTTGGCGAACAATGATGACTTGCCAACTGCGCGTAGTGTGGCGGCTCAACCTAAAACAAAAACTCTCGGGGTTGCGCAAAAACAACCCGATCTTTGCGATATTCGAGGGCAGTTTGTTGCCAAACGTGCTTTGGAAATAGCTGCCGCTGGGCGGCACAATTTGCTCATGAGTGGCCCCCCGGGAGCCGGAAAAACAATGCTTGCTCGGCGGCTGCCCGGGCTGCTGCCTCCACCAAGTCCACAGGAATCGCTAACGATAGCAACGATTGCTGGTGTACAGGATCGTGAGCATGTTGATTTTGTCGACGGGAAAAGCCGACCCTTTCGCGCGCCCCATCATACGATCAGCGATGCGGCATTGATTGGCGGGGGAAATCCGGTGCGTCCTGGTGAGGTTACCTTGGCGCACGAAGGTGTGCTTTTTTTAGACGAGTTTCCAGAGTTCAAGCGCAACGCTATCGAAGCCCTTCGCATCAGCATGGAAGAAGGCTGGGTGCAGGTGGTAAGGGTTAATCAACGCTTACGCATGCCCGCAAGACCTTTGATTGTGGCTGCGATGAATCCTTGTCCTTGCGGCTACGCGGGTGATGAAAAGCATCTATGCAGCTGTTCGGTGGATCGGATCGAACGCTATCAATCAAAGCTATCTGGGCCATTGCTTGATCGTTTTGATCTGCACTTGCATGTACCTGCGGTTCCGGTTCGTCACTTGCGACAGAGCATGAAAGCTGAGCGGAGCGCACAGATCCAAGATCGGGTACTATGTGCTCATCAGTTTTCGGTCGAGCGAAAAAACAGCCACGGAGCTAAACTGTTCCTTCAAAAAGACGCGCAAGATTTACTCGACCAAGCTACCGACCATTATGCGCTTTCGGCGCGCGCGTGGCACAAAGTCAAGCGTGTAGCGCGCACTATCGCCGATCTTGAATGCAGCGAATATGTGCAAAGCGAGCATGTTGCTGAAGCACTTCAATACCGATTCTTAGCCCGTGTGCATGCTGCAAGCGGACTTGAAAAACCCAGCAGTATTGGGGATGCAATGAAACTCAACTGA